GCGCACATAGGTGGCGATTTCGCCGCGCCATCCCTCCACCAGGCCCAGCCCTTCGGCATTTTCCGGAGGATCGCGCCAGGCCGCCCGCAGCGGTCCCGGTTCGATCCGCCGCAGGCATTGGTCGAGGATGTCCAGCGAAGCGAGCAGCTCTCCGTACCGGACGTACAGGCGGGCGGCGACGTCGCCGTCGCTGCGGGTGACGGCCTTGATCCCCAGCCGATCGTAGGGCGCGTGCGGCGCCCGTTCCCTTACGTCGCGGCCGATGCCGCAGGCCCGGGCCACGTAGCCCAGACAGCCCAGTTCACGGACGATGCGCTCCGGCAGCACGCCCGCTCCGACCACGCGGTCCTGAAAGATCGTGCCTTCGTCCAATATCGGCTTCAATTCGTCCAACTCGCGCCGCAGGGTGGCAATGGCGCCCGGCATCGCGCTAATGGCCTCCTCCGGCAGGTCCGCGGCGACGCCGCCCGGCACGACCCGGTCCATCAGCAGGCGATGGCCGAACCAGCGCAGGTTGTCGCGGAGCCAGAGCTCGCGCAGGCGGCTGAACTGGTAGTAACCGAAGGCGAAGGCCGTGTCGTTGCAGATCGCGCCGATGTCGTTGAGGTGATTGGCGACCCGCTCCCGTTCGGCGAAGACGGCCCTCAGCCATAAGCCCCGCTCCGGCGGCTCGACACCGGCGGCGCGCTCCATGGCCTGGCACGCGGCCCAGGCGTGGCCCACCGCGGTGTCGCCGGATACCCGCCCGGCCAAGCGTGCCAGGCTTTCGGGATCGCGGCCCTCGGCCAGTTTTTCGATCCCCTTGTGCACATATCCGAGGCGTTCTTCCAGGTTCAGCACCGTTTCTCCCACCGCAAGGAACCTGAAATGCCCCGGTTCGATGATGCCGGCATGGACCGGGCCGACCGGGATTTCGTTTACCTCGGGGCCGTGGGCGGAGGCGAACCCATAGCCCCGGTCCGGCGCCGTGACGGCCGGTGGATGGCCTGCCAGGGGGAAATCCGGCCGCAGCGGAAATTCGCGTTCACCCCAGGCCTGATGGCGCACCCAGCGCCGGTCGTCGGGGTGGCCGGTAAAATCCAGGCCCAGCAGGTCCCGCACATGGCGTTCGGGACGGGCCGCGCCGGGGAAGTGAGGCGTCTGCGAGGGCAGGTCGTTCCGGCCCGGCGGGAGCACCGTTCTGAGCAGCAGATAGTCGCCGGATTTTTCCAGCAAGGCGTTGACGACCCAGCTTTCGCCCTGGGCGTCACCCCAGCCCGCCGCCCAGCGGCAGCCTTGGGCCGCGGCGGCTTCCGCGGCAAGAGCCCAGTCGTCGGGGCCGACCGGGCACAGCAGCGCGGGGCCTACGGCGCCTGCTCGGGATGTCTCATTGCCGAACTCCGGGGTTCCCAGGCTCTGCAAGCGTCCCGTCAGCCTGTCGGTGACCGCGAATCTTTCCTCGTTGACGGCGGTTCGGATGGCGCTCATAGCGGCGCGCTCCCGGCAATGAGCCGCGTGGCTTGGCTGAACCAATCGGCCAGCACGCCCGGAATCGAGAGCCCCAGCCACAGGACGATGCCGAGATGGGCCATCACCGGCCAGAGGTTGGCCTGCACCGGCGCCTGTCCTGCCGGTTGTGGCCCGTAGGCCATGGGGTGCAAATGGCGGAACAGTCCGGCGAAGGCGACCGCGATCCCCAGCAGCAGGAGCGGCGTCAGCCAGGGGAATTCCTCCATGGTGGCGGTGAGCACCAGGAATTCGCTGGTGAAGACGCCGAACGGCGGCATTCCCGCGATCGCAACGACGCCAAATACCAGGCCCCAGCCGACCATCGGCTGGGTCCGCATCAGGCCTCGGATATGCTCGATCCGCTGGGTTCGGGCGATCTGTGCGGCATGGCCCACCGTGATGAAGATCGCCGACTTGGTGAGCGAATGCACCGTCATGTGCATCAGGGCCGCGAAGGTCGCCAGCGGGCCGCCCAGGCCGAAGGCGAAGGTCATGATGCCCATGTGTTCGATCGAGGAGTAGCTGAACAGCCGCTTGACGTCGCGCTGGCGGTGCAGGAACAGCGCCGCCACCAGGAACGACAGCAGGCCGAAGCCCATCATCAGGTGGCCGGCCAGCGGACTTTGCAGCGAGCCGTCCACCAGCATCTTGGAGCGGACTACCGCATACAGCGCGTCGTTCAACAGCAGGCCGGAGAGGATGGCCGACATCGGCGTCGGGCCCTCGGAATGGGCATCCGGCAGCCAGTTGTGCAGAGGCACCAGCCCGATCTTGGTGCCGTAGCCGACCAGCAGGAAAACGAAGGCGATGCTCATGACCGTGGGATTCAGGTCGGCGGCATGGGCGTAGAGCACCGACCACTGCAATCCGTGCTCGCCTATTCCTTCCACCTGGCCCGCGGCGAAATAGAGCAGCACGGTGCCGAACAGCGCCTGGGCGATGCCGACGCCGCACAGGATGAAATATTTCCACGCCGCTTCGATCGATTCCGGGGAGCGGTACAGGCTGACCAGCAGCACCGTGGCCAGGGTCGCGCCTTCCATCGCCACCCACATCAACCCCAGGTTGTTGGTGGTCAGCACCAGGTACATGGTCAGCATGAAGCCCTGGTACATGGCATGGTAGAGCCGCATGCGCGCGGCGTTCACCCGCCCGTGTTCACGCTCGTTGGCCATATAGGGCGCCGAGAACATGGCCGTGGTGGTTCCCACGAAGGCAGTCAGCACGACCAGGTAGACATTGAAAGCATCGACGCGGAACTGCAGGTCCGCCAGTTCGATGGTGCCCTGGCGCAATACCTCGGCCGCCAGCACCAGCGAAGCCAGGAAGACCAGGCCGCACAATCGCGTGTTGAGCCGTCCGGCCTGGGGCGCATCGCCGCGCCAGGCCTGATAGAGCATCCCGGCAAAGGGGATGCCCAGAATCCAGTAGACTGCGCTCACGGTTCCACCTCGCTCAGACGGTTCAGCCGGTCCACGTCCAGCGAGTCGATGCTGGAACGGATGTGGAAGAAGAACACGCCGAAGATGACGGCGGCGACCAGCACGTCGAAAGCGATGCCGAGTTCGACCACCATCGGCATGCCCTGGGTCGAGGCCACGGCGGCGAAGAACAGGCCGTTTTCGATC
This portion of the Methylococcus mesophilus genome encodes:
- a CDS encoding hydrogenase large subunit, which gives rise to MSAIRTAVNEERFAVTDRLTGRLQSLGTPEFGNETSRAGAVGPALLCPVGPDDWALAAEAAAAQGCRWAAGWGDAQGESWVVNALLEKSGDYLLLRTVLPPGRNDLPSQTPHFPGAARPERHVRDLLGLDFTGHPDDRRWVRHQAWGEREFPLRPDFPLAGHPPAVTAPDRGYGFASAHGPEVNEIPVGPVHAGIIEPGHFRFLAVGETVLNLEERLGYVHKGIEKLAEGRDPESLARLAGRVSGDTAVGHAWAACQAMERAAGVEPPERGLWLRAVFAERERVANHLNDIGAICNDTAFAFGYYQFSRLRELWLRDNLRWFGHRLLMDRVVPGGVAADLPEEAISAMPGAIATLRRELDELKPILDEGTIFQDRVVGAGVLPERIVRELGCLGYVARACGIGRDVRERAPHAPYDRLGIKAVTRSDGDVAARLYVRYGELLASLDILDQCLRRIEPGPLRAAWRDPPENAEGLGLVEGWRGEIATYVRFDGTGRIARFFPRDPSVFNWPALEKLILGNIVPDFPLCNKSVNGSYSGHDL
- a CDS encoding hydrogenase 4 subunit F; its protein translation is MSAVYWILGIPFAGMLYQAWRGDAPQAGRLNTRLCGLVFLASLVLAAEVLRQGTIELADLQFRVDAFNVYLVVLTAFVGTTTAMFSAPYMANEREHGRVNAARMRLYHAMYQGFMLTMYLVLTTNNLGLMWVAMEGATLATVLLVSLYRSPESIEAAWKYFILCGVGIAQALFGTVLLYFAAGQVEGIGEHGLQWSVLYAHAADLNPTVMSIAFVFLLVGYGTKIGLVPLHNWLPDAHSEGPTPMSAILSGLLLNDALYAVVRSKMLVDGSLQSPLAGHLMMGFGLLSFLVAALFLHRQRDVKRLFSYSSIEHMGIMTFAFGLGGPLATFAALMHMTVHSLTKSAIFITVGHAAQIARTQRIEHIRGLMRTQPMVGWGLVFGVVAIAGMPPFGVFTSEFLVLTATMEEFPWLTPLLLLGIAVAFAGLFRHLHPMAYGPQPAGQAPVQANLWPVMAHLGIVLWLGLSIPGVLADWFSQATRLIAGSAPL